A window of Thermosynechococcus sp. NK55a contains these coding sequences:
- a CDS encoding M48 family metallopeptidase — translation MKKQRWFLLFASLVCGVAIACHPVAVQAQHLWQRLLLQGIQVIQLSNISPRQEVALGQQIHEQMLRQGMRLVRNPAAQNYVNSIGTRLVNVGERRGLPYQFHIIQDPQVNAYATMGGFVYVTTGLVLRAENEAELASVIAHEIGHIDQRHVIRQLQQMAIAQGLMTAAGLDRDRGLQIAMELAFRRPRSREQELEADRYGLGLLVRSNYDPRAMVTFLGKLQREGGAPPTILSTHPAPRDRQLIAENLIRSGLSNECVVTPQPLCGTDTLAYQQQLRFF, via the coding sequence GTGAAAAAACAACGTTGGTTTCTCCTCTTTGCCAGTTTGGTCTGTGGGGTGGCGATCGCCTGCCATCCCGTTGCGGTACAGGCACAACATCTCTGGCAGCGGTTGCTGCTGCAGGGAATTCAGGTCATCCAACTATCCAATATCTCGCCCCGCCAAGAGGTGGCTTTGGGGCAACAGATCCATGAGCAGATGCTACGGCAAGGGATGCGCCTGGTTCGGAATCCCGCTGCTCAAAACTATGTGAATAGCATTGGTACGCGCTTGGTCAATGTCGGCGAACGTCGAGGGTTGCCCTATCAATTTCACATCATTCAAGACCCCCAAGTAAATGCCTATGCGACGATGGGGGGCTTTGTCTATGTCACGACAGGGCTAGTGCTGCGGGCAGAAAATGAGGCGGAACTAGCCAGTGTCATTGCCCACGAAATTGGCCATATCGATCAGCGCCATGTGATTCGTCAACTGCAACAAATGGCGATCGCCCAGGGCTTAATGACAGCAGCAGGCTTGGATCGCGATCGCGGGCTACAAATAGCTATGGAACTAGCTTTTCGGCGTCCCCGCAGTCGTGAGCAGGAACTAGAAGCTGATCGCTATGGGTTGGGGCTATTGGTCCGCAGCAACTACGATCCACGGGCCATGGTGACCTTTCTCGGGAAGTTGCAACGGGAGGGAGGGGCGCCGCCGACGATTTTGAGTACACACCCTGCTCCCCGCGATCGCCAGTTAATTGCCGAAAATTTAATCCGCTCTGGCCTCAGCAATGAATGCGTGGTTACCCCCCAACCCCTCTGTGGCACCGATACCTTGGCCTATCAGCAACAACTGCGTTTCTTTTAG
- the pgeF gene encoding peptidoglycan editing factor PgeF, translating into MWHWHTTDLGRFLTCDLLQQFPHGFFTRDWQGQDLSTLTAALGTIATPLRTQQVHGHRVALAAEILACDQRLEADALVATEPEQALWVCSADCVPLLIADVASGRVAAIHAGWRGTASQISRATLQQMQALGSHLANLRIAMGPAIRGEVYQVGLNVARALGQTILEGVTETTERDDLYQRFAALDAEVVFLDADPQRLRVDVARVNRLQLLQLGLKEEQIALCPHCTFRDAEFFFSYRREHRKQVQWSGIVSRFA; encoded by the coding sequence ATGTGGCACTGGCACACCACTGACCTTGGGCGCTTTCTCACCTGCGATCTCTTGCAGCAGTTTCCCCACGGCTTTTTTACTCGCGATTGGCAAGGACAAGACCTCAGCACCCTCACCGCAGCCCTAGGAACAATAGCAACACCGCTGCGAACACAACAGGTGCATGGTCATCGCGTTGCTTTGGCAGCAGAAATTTTAGCCTGTGATCAGCGCTTGGAAGCTGATGCGCTTGTGGCCACAGAGCCTGAACAAGCCCTCTGGGTTTGTAGTGCCGACTGCGTACCCTTGCTGATTGCCGATGTCGCCAGTGGCCGAGTCGCAGCCATTCATGCGGGGTGGCGGGGGACAGCAAGCCAAATCTCTAGGGCCACGCTCCAGCAGATGCAGGCATTGGGCAGTCATCTTGCCAATTTACGGATTGCCATGGGGCCTGCTATTCGCGGTGAGGTCTATCAAGTGGGGCTGAATGTTGCCCGTGCCTTGGGGCAGACTATTCTTGAGGGGGTGACAGAAACCACTGAGCGCGATGATCTCTACCAGCGTTTCGCTGCCCTAGATGCAGAGGTTGTTTTTCTTGACGCTGATCCTCAGCGACTGCGGGTGGATGTGGCCCGCGTGAATCGCTTGCAATTGCTGCAATTGGGGCTAAAGGAGGAGCAAATTGCCCTGTGTCCCCACTGTACGTTTCGGGATGCTGAGTTCTTTTTCTCCTATCGCCGTGAACACCGCAAGCAGGTGCAGTGGTCGGGAATTGT
- a CDS encoding phycocyanobilin:ferredoxin oxidoreductase codes for MSVRQHQHPLIQRLADRIEAIWQAFLPLAPYALPEDFGYVEGKLEGERLTIENHCYQAPPFRKLHLELARVGESLDILHCVMFPEPRYDLPMFGCDLVGGRGQISAAIVDLSPVTGQLPAAYTAALSALPKLTFSQPRELPPWGHIFSPFCIFIRPQGETEEQQFLNRIGEYLTLHCQLSQQAVPTDQPEAVIAGQQQYCHQQQQNDKTRRVLEKAFGSAWAERYMTTVLFDLPPAA; via the coding sequence ATGTCTGTGCGTCAACACCAACATCCTCTGATTCAGCGGCTCGCCGATCGCATTGAAGCGATTTGGCAGGCTTTCCTTCCCTTGGCACCCTACGCCCTGCCTGAAGATTTCGGTTATGTCGAGGGTAAACTGGAAGGGGAACGGCTAACGATTGAGAACCACTGCTACCAAGCCCCTCCCTTTCGCAAGCTCCACCTTGAATTGGCACGGGTAGGGGAGAGTTTGGACATTTTGCACTGCGTCATGTTTCCAGAGCCGCGCTACGACCTACCTATGTTTGGCTGCGATCTCGTCGGTGGCCGCGGGCAAATAAGTGCTGCGATTGTGGATCTTTCCCCTGTGACGGGTCAGTTGCCCGCGGCCTACACCGCCGCCTTAAGTGCTTTGCCGAAGCTCACCTTTAGTCAACCGCGTGAGTTGCCCCCTTGGGGGCATATCTTCTCGCCTTTTTGCATTTTTATTCGGCCACAGGGAGAAACGGAGGAACAGCAATTTCTAAATCGCATTGGTGAGTACCTCACCCTCCACTGCCAACTGAGCCAGCAGGCTGTACCTACGGATCAGCCAGAGGCTGTCATTGCCGGGCAGCAGCAGTACTGCCATCAGCAACAGCAAAACGACAAAACGCGCCGTGTGCTTGAAAAAGCCTTTGGCAGCGCTTGGGCAGAACGCTATATGACTACAGTTCTCTTTGACTTGCCCCCCGCTGCTTAG
- the shc gene encoding squalene--hopene cyclase, with protein sequence MPTPLTTAIDPKQLQQAIRASQDFLFSQQYAEGYWWAELESNVTMTAEVILLHKIWGTEQRLPLAKVEQYLRNQQRDHGGWELFYGDGGDLSTSVEAYMGLRLLGVPETDPALVRARQFILVRGGISKTRIFTKLHLALIGCYDWRGIPSLPSWIMLLPEGSPFTIYEMSSWARSSTVPLLIVMDRKPVYAMDPPITLDELYAEGRANVVWELPRQGDWSDVFIGLDRLFKLFETLKIDPLREQGLKAAEEWVLEHQEPSGDWGGIIPAMLNSLLALRALDYAVDDPIVQRGMAAVDRFAIETETEYRVQPCVSPVWDTALVMRAMVDSGVAPDHPALVKAGEWLLSKQILDYGDWHVKNKKGQPGGWAFEFENRFYPDVDDTAVVVMALHAVTLPDENLKRRALERAVAWIASMQCRPGGWAAFDVDNDQDWLNTIPYGDLKAMIDPNTADVTARVLEMVGRCQVAFDSGALDRALAYLRNEQEPEGCWFGRWGVNYLYGTSGVLAALSLVAPPYDRWRIRRAAEWLVQCQNADGGWGETCWSYNDPSLKGQGDSTASQTAWAIIGLLAAGDATGDYAAEAIEKGIAYLLETQRPDGTWHEDYFTGTGFPCHFYLKYHYYQQHFPLTALGRYARWRNLLAS encoded by the coding sequence ATGCCAACTCCACTTACGACGGCCATTGACCCAAAGCAACTTCAACAGGCGATTCGCGCTAGCCAAGACTTTCTCTTTTCGCAACAATATGCCGAGGGCTACTGGTGGGCGGAATTGGAGTCCAATGTAACCATGACCGCCGAGGTAATCCTGCTCCACAAAATCTGGGGCACCGAACAGCGGTTACCCTTGGCCAAAGTGGAACAGTATTTACGCAACCAGCAGCGAGATCACGGCGGTTGGGAACTGTTTTATGGCGATGGTGGTGATCTCAGCACCAGTGTTGAGGCCTACATGGGACTGCGGCTCTTGGGCGTTCCCGAAACCGATCCGGCCTTGGTGAGGGCACGGCAATTTATCCTTGTCCGCGGTGGCATTAGCAAAACCCGCATCTTTACCAAACTGCACCTTGCCCTCATTGGCTGCTATGACTGGCGGGGGATTCCCTCCCTGCCTTCTTGGATCATGCTTTTGCCAGAAGGTAGCCCCTTCACCATTTATGAAATGTCCAGTTGGGCACGCAGCAGCACGGTGCCACTGTTGATTGTCATGGATCGCAAGCCGGTTTATGCGATGGACCCGCCCATTACCCTCGATGAACTCTATGCCGAAGGGCGGGCAAACGTGGTCTGGGAACTGCCCCGCCAAGGCGACTGGAGTGATGTTTTTATTGGCCTCGATCGCCTCTTCAAGCTCTTTGAAACCCTGAAGATTGATCCCCTCAGAGAACAGGGGCTCAAGGCTGCTGAGGAGTGGGTGCTGGAGCATCAAGAACCCAGTGGCGATTGGGGCGGCATTATTCCGGCAATGCTCAACTCCCTATTGGCGTTGCGTGCCCTTGACTATGCTGTTGATGACCCCATTGTGCAGCGGGGGATGGCAGCAGTGGATCGTTTTGCCATTGAAACAGAGACTGAATATCGCGTGCAGCCCTGTGTCTCTCCGGTTTGGGATACCGCCTTAGTGATGCGAGCCATGGTGGATTCAGGTGTTGCTCCCGATCATCCCGCCCTTGTCAAAGCTGGCGAATGGCTGCTCTCCAAGCAAATCCTTGACTATGGAGACTGGCACGTAAAAAACAAAAAGGGGCAGCCGGGGGGATGGGCCTTTGAATTTGAGAATCGCTTCTACCCCGATGTGGATGATACCGCAGTAGTGGTGATGGCCCTCCATGCCGTGACCCTGCCCGATGAAAACCTAAAACGGCGAGCCCTTGAGCGGGCAGTCGCTTGGATTGCCTCAATGCAGTGTCGGCCGGGGGGCTGGGCGGCCTTTGATGTGGACAACGACCAAGATTGGCTAAATACCATTCCCTACGGCGATCTCAAGGCAATGATTGACCCGAATACTGCTGATGTCACGGCACGGGTGCTGGAGATGGTGGGGCGGTGTCAGGTGGCCTTTGACAGTGGTGCCCTCGATCGCGCCCTTGCCTACTTGCGCAATGAGCAGGAACCGGAAGGCTGTTGGTTTGGCCGCTGGGGGGTGAATTACCTCTATGGCACGAGTGGGGTTTTGGCGGCCCTCTCCCTTGTGGCTCCTCCCTACGATCGCTGGCGTATTCGCCGTGCCGCTGAGTGGTTGGTGCAGTGTCAAAATGCCGATGGCGGCTGGGGTGAAACCTGCTGGAGCTACAATGACCCTTCCCTCAAGGGCCAAGGGGATAGCACCGCTTCCCAAACCGCTTGGGCCATTATTGGCCTTTTGGCCGCTGGCGATGCCACGGGGGACTACGCTGCAGAGGCTATTGAAAAGGGAATTGCCTATCTTCTTGAGACGCAGCGCCCAGACGGCACATGGCATGAGGATTACTTCACTGGCACCGGCTTTCCCTGCCACTTTTACTTGAAGTACCACTACTACCAGCAGCACTTTCCACTGACAGCCTTGGGCCGTTATGCCCGCTGGCGCAATCTTTTAGCCAGTTAG
- the pyrR gene encoding bifunctional pyr operon transcriptional regulator/uracil phosphoribosyltransferase PyrR produces the protein MAGEVVEILSADDLRRTVTRLASQVVEKARDALDKLVLLGIHTRGVPLAKLLGQHVEQLEGVSLPIGELDITFYRDDLDRIGPRTPRRTLIPVDLSGRIVVLVDDVIFSGRTIRSALNAVHDYGRPNAIWLLVLIDRGHRELPIHPDFTGKVLPTARDEVVKVLLQGIDQRDGVELWKPF, from the coding sequence ATGGCTGGTGAAGTCGTTGAAATTTTAAGTGCCGATGATTTACGGCGCACTGTAACGCGCTTAGCTTCCCAAGTGGTGGAAAAGGCTCGCGATGCCCTCGACAAGTTAGTGTTGCTAGGGATTCATACCCGTGGGGTTCCCCTTGCCAAGCTCCTAGGACAACACGTTGAACAACTGGAAGGCGTGAGCCTCCCCATTGGTGAGTTGGATATCACGTTTTATCGCGATGACTTGGATCGCATTGGACCGCGTACCCCCCGTCGGACCCTGATTCCAGTGGATCTCTCCGGGCGGATTGTGGTTTTGGTGGATGACGTTATCTTTAGTGGTCGCACGATTCGCTCTGCCCTCAATGCCGTCCATGATTACGGTCGCCCCAATGCCATTTGGTTATTGGTACTCATCGATCGCGGGCACCGAGAATTGCCGATTCACCCTGACTTTACTGGTAAAGTGCTGCCCACAGCTCGCGATGAAGTGGTCAAGGTCCTCTTGCAGGGGATTGATCAGCGAGATGGAGTAGAGCTGTGGAAACCCTTTTAA